The following proteins come from a genomic window of Gossypium raimondii isolate GPD5lz chromosome 5, ASM2569854v1, whole genome shotgun sequence:
- the LOC105771124 gene encoding laccase-4, which translates to MAAWRVTILVLLACLWFPASVQCMVRHYKFNVVVKNTRRLCSTKPIVTVNGRYPGPTIVAREDDTILVKVVNHVKYNLSIHWHGIRQLRTGWADGPAYITQCPIQPGQSYVYNFTVTGQRGTLFWHAHILWLRATVHGAIVILPKRGVPYPFPKPHKEEIVILGEWWKSDVEAVINEALKSGLAPNVSDAHTINGHPGSTPSCPSKGGYTLAVKPGKTYMLRIINAALNEELFFMIAGHQLTVVEVDATYVKPFKTDTIVISPGQTTNVLVTTHRRAGKYLVAASPFMDAPIAVDNLTATATLHYAGSLTSAATTLVSPPPKNATSVAANFTNALRSLNSKKYPAKVPLKIDHSLLFTIGLGINPCSTCVNGSRVVASVNNITFVMPKTALLQAHFFNINGVFTTDFPGRPPVPFNYTSIQLTNLGTKQATKLYRLGYNDTVQLVLQDTGMITPENHPIHLHGFNFFEVGRGVGNFDPKKDPKNFNLVDPVERNTIGVPSGGWTAIRFRADNPGVWFMHCHLEVHTTWGLKMAFVVDNGKGPNESLLPPPSDLPKC; encoded by the exons ATGGCAGCTTGGAGGGTTACAATTCTTGTGCTTTTAGCTTGTTTATGGTTTCCAGCATCGGTACAGTGCATGGTTCGGCACTACAAGTTCAAT GTGGTAGTGAAAAATACAAGAAGATTGTGCTCAACCAAGCCGATTGTCACCGTCAACGGACGCTACCCTGGCCCTACTATAGTTGCTAGAGAGGATGACACCATCCTTGTCAAAGTGGTTAACCATGTCAAATACAATCTCTCCATCCACTG GCATGGGATTAGACAACTACGCACAGGTTGGGCAGACGGGCCGGCATATATAACCCAGTGCCCGATTCAACCGGGGCAGAGCTATGTTTACAACTTCACTGTCACGGGCCAAAGAGGCACCCTTTTTTGGCACGCACATATTCTATGGCTGAGAGCCACTGTCCATGGTGCTATTGTTATCTTGCCCAAGCGTGGTGTTCCTTACCCTTTCCCTAAACCCCACAAGGAAGAGATTGTTATCTTAG GTGAATGGTGGAAATCAGATGTTGAAGCCGTAATAAATGAAGCTTTAAAATCTGGTTTAGCCCCGAATGTCTCTGATGCTCACACCATCAATGGCCACCCTGGATCTACCCCGAGCTGCCCTTCAAAGg GAGGATATACATTGGCAGTTAAACCAGGAAAAACATACATGCTTCGTATCATCAATGCTGCACTGAATGAAGAACTGTTTTTTATGATTGCCGGCCATCAACTCACTGTCGTCGAAGTTGATGCTACATACGTGAAACCTTTTAAAACAGACACCATCGTTATATCCCCAGGGCAGACCACAAATGTCCTCGTAACAACCCATCGTCGTGCCGGAAAGTACTTGGTCGCCGCCTCGCCTTTCATGGACGCACCCATCGCAGTCGACAACCTGACCGCCACTGCTACCTTACATTACGCCGGTTCTCTTACGAGTGCCGCCACTACTCTCGTATCACCCCCTCCTAAAAACGCTACCTCAGTGGCAGCAAACTTTACAAATGCACTTCGAAGCCTGAATTCTAAAAAATACCCCGCCAAGGTACCTTTGAAGATCGATCATTCCCTTCTCTTCACCATTGGTCTTGGCATTAACCCTTGTTCTACATGTGTCAATGGGAGCCGAGTTGTGGCTTCTGTTAACAATATTACATTTGTTATGCCGAAAACCGCTCTACTTCAAGCCCATTTCTTCAACATTAATGGGGTTTTCACTACTGATTTCCCTGGGAGACCTCCTGTACCATTTAACTACACAAGCATACAACTAACAAACTTGGGGACCAAACAAGCAACTAAATTATACAGATTGGGTTATAATGACACAGTGCAGCTGGTCTTGCAAGATACAGGGATGATTACCCCAGAGAATCACCCTATTCATTTGCATGGTTTCAATTTCTTTGAGGTTGGAAGAGGAGTGGGGAATTTTGACCCTAAAAAGGATCCTAAAAACTTCAATCTTGTTGATCCTGTTGAGAGGAACACAATTGGAGTACCATCTGGTGGGTGGACAGCTATAAGATTCAGGGCAGATAATCCAG GGGTTTGGTTCATGCATTGCCATTTGGAAGTGCATACGACTTGGGGGCTTAAAAtggcatttgttgtggataatGGCAAAGGCCCAAATGAATCTCTTTTACCACCTCCCAGTGACCTCCCCAAGTGCTAG